The Salinirubellus salinus genome segment CGACGAGCGGTTCGCGCCGCAGGCGCGAACCCGAGGAGTAAAACGTGGTTAGAGGTGACCCTGGTCCTCGAGGCCCTCCATGATGTCGTCGACGAGGTCCTCGACGGAGTCGTACGGGAACTCCTGACTGCCGCCACCCTTCGTGTTCAGTTCCATCGCGGTCATCGAGAAGTCCCCCGACTCGAACGTCGTGCCCGGCCCGGCCGGGAGCGCCGGCACGAGGTCCATCGGGCTGTTCACGGGGTAGTCGGCGCCCTCGAAGGCGTCGACGAACTGCTGTCGGAGGTCGTCCTTGTCTACCATAGCACACGAAGAGTACACTCACGTGGTGTTGTAAGTTGTGATTCGTGCATCGTTTACCGTGGCGGACGCCTCACTCCTCGCTGAGCGCCCGGTAGACGGCCCACGAGGGGTCGACGTCCGGGTGTTCGACGTGCTCGCCGTCGACGTAGACGCCCTCGCCGGCCGACACCTCGCCCACGACGGCCGCGGGCGTCCCACGGTCCTCGAGGGCCGCGACCACCGCTTCGGCGTCCGCCGGTGCGGCGGAGAGCAGGAGCGTCCCACAACTGGTGACGTGCCACGGGTCGACGTCGACGGCCGTACAGACGGCGTCGACGCCCGGTGCCATCGGCACCGCCGAGCGGTCCACGTCGAACCGCACGCCGGCGCCGCGGGCCATCTCGACCAGACCGCCCGCGACCCCGCCCTCGGTGGCGTCGTGCATCGCGGTCACCTCGCCGGCGGCGAAGGCGGCCCGTGCGTCGGCGACGGCGGCGATGTCGTCGACCCGTTCCCGCGCCGTCGCCAGCACCGCCGCCGGCAGGTCGAGTCGGTCGCCGAACAGCGTGGCGAACAGGCCCGCCACCTCCGCGGCGGGACCGGTGGAGACGACGAGGGCGTCGCCCGGTCGGGCACCGTCCGGACGGACCACGTCGGCCGGGTCGCCCACGCCGAACCCCGTCGCGGCACCGACCCACGAGGAGGCCACCCCGGAGTACCGGCCGGTGTGGCCCGTGACGACGCTCACGCCCAGCGACTCGGCGTGGTCGGCCATCCCCCGCCAGACGCGGGCCACCTCGTCGTCGGTCATCTCGGGCGGGAGGGTGAGCGCGACGGCGACGTGGGTGGGACCCACGCCGGAGACGGCGACGTCGGTCAGGCAGATGTCGAGGGCGAGTCGGCCGGCGCGTTCGAGGCCGAGCGCCGGCAGGATGGAGAGCGGGTCGGTGGCGGTGACGACGCACTCGCCGCCGACCTCGAGGACGCCGAAGTCGACGCCGTGTCTCGGGCCGACCAGCACGTCCGAGCGGGTCGCTCCGAGGTTCGGGTAGACGTGCCGTTCGAGGAACGCCCGGTCGAGTTTGCCGAGTGCGGGGGCCGGTTCGGGGTCGGGAGTCGGGTCGCTCACAGGAGGTGTCCCTCCGCCGGGTCGAAACCGACTTCGATGTCGCCCGTCGCCCGATCACGCGAGCGCACGAGTAACTCACGGCCCGCCCACGCACAGTGCAGGCGGTAGCTCTCGCCGAGGAACTCCACGTTCTCGACGCTGACGGGGAGCGTGACGACACCCTCGCCGAGCGTGAACGCCTCGGGTCGCACGGAGAGTGTCACCCGGTCGCCGGCCGGCCGGTCGGCCAGCTCGGGGAGCGGGACGGTCACCGCCGTGTCGTCGACCAGTCGGGCCGCACCGTCGGTCGTCACCTCGGCGTCGAGGAGGTTGTTGTCGCCGACGAACGCCGCGACGAACCGGGAGGCCGGTCGGCGGTACACGGTCTCGGGCCGGCCCACCTGCTCGATCCGGCCGGCGTTCATCACGGCGACACGGTCCGACACCGCGAGCGCCTCGGCCTGGTCGTGCGTGACGTACACCGTCGTCGTCCCGAGTTCGCGCTGGATACGCCGGACGGTCACGCGGAGCCGTTCGCGGAGGCGGGCGTCGAGCGCCGAGAGGGGTTCGTCGAGGAGGAGCAGGTCCGGCCCCGGCGCGAGCGCACGTGCCAGCGCGACCCGCTGGCGCTGCCCGCCCGAGAGTTCCGTCGGGTCGCGGTCGCCCATCCCACCGAGGTCGACGAGGTCAAGGAGGTGCTCGACGCGGGCGGCGGGCGAGCGGTCGTCCGGCGGGTCCCGGAACCGCAGCCCGTAGCCCACGTTCTCGCGGACGTTCATGTGGTTGAACAGGGCGTAGCTCTGGAAGACGATACCGACGTTCCGGTCCTCTGGGGGGCGGTCGGTGACGTCCTCGCCGTCGACTCGGACGGTCCCCTCGGTGGGCCTCTCCAGCCCCGCGAGCACCCGGAGCGTGGTCGTCTTCCCGCACCCCGAGGGACCGACGAGCGTGAAGAACTCTCCCGGGGCGACCGAGAGCGAGACCGAGTCGAGCGCGGTCACGCCGCCGTAGCGGACGCTCACGTCCTCGAGTTCGACGGCGACGGAGTCGTGGCTCACGGCTCCCTCCGCTCGCCGTTCGCGACCCCGAGCCGTCTCGCGCCACTCGACGGGGCGCACCTCACAGCTCGTACCTCCCCCCGAACCGGTCGATGACGAGGAAGCTCCCCGCGGTCACCACCAGGAGCACGGTCCCCATCGCCGTCGCCGGACCCAGACTCGGGCCGATGGAGCGGTTCCCGATGTAGCGTTCGAGCGCCACGGGCATGGTGGCGCTGTCGACACCCTCCGCGAGGATGACTGTGGAGTCGAACTCCCCGACGGAGATGGCGAACGCGAACGCCGCGCCCGCGAGGACCGCGGTGGAGACGAGGGGCAGCTCCACGTCCAGCAGGGTCCGAACGCGCGAGGCGCCGAGCGACCGGGCCGCGTCCACGACCCGCGGGTCGAGACCGCCGAGCGCGGGGGCGACGTTCCGGGTGACGAACGGGTAGGCCGAGACGGCGTGGGCCGCGACCACCGCGACGGCGCCCGTGACGACGATACGCTGGCCGAACAGCACGGTCCCGAACACGAGCGTCTGGAGCAGGCCGAGCCCGACGACGACGCCCGACACCGCGAGCGGCGCGGTGAGGACGGCCTCGGCCGCTCTGGACCCCCGACCACCCCGAACCGAGAGGACGCTGACGACGACGCCCATCGGCACCGCGATCGCGAGTGTCCCGACGCCGAACGCGAGCGAACGGAGGACCGCCGGGAGGGGACGGACCGTCCCCGCCGCGGCCGCGGTCTGCTGGTCGAGGAGGAACGCCCAGTAGGCCGTCGTGAACGTGCCGCTCGGGTCCGTGACGCTCTCGACGACCATGCTCAGGAGTGGCCCGACGAACACGACGACGACCACCGCACCGTACCCGAGGAGCGCCACACGGACCGGGTCGGCCAGCGAGCCGACCCCGTCGAACAGGGGTCGCCGGGGGAGCGGCCGGCCACGGTCGGTGGTGCCGGCGGTACGGGCCTCGTAGCGGAGGTAGAGGTAGGTGAGGGAGAGCGTGAGCACCGTCTCGATGGTGCCGATGGCCGCCGCCTCGGTCAGCGCGAGGTCGCCGACCCGCGCGTATAGCCACACCTCCAGCGTCGCCAGACGCAACCCACCGAGCGCGAGGACGATGGGGAACGTCATGAACGTGAACACGAACGTCAGCAGCGCCGAGGTGAGCAGCGCCGGCCACAGTTGCGGGAGGACCACGTCGCGGAACGCCCGCCGCGGCGAGGCCCCCATCGTGCGGGCCGTCTCCACGCCGGAGGCGTCGACGGACTCCCACGCCGCCGTCACGAGCCGGGTCACGAGCGGCGCGTTGTAGAACGCGTGGGCGAGGACGATGATCTCCAGCGTGAACAGGAGCCGGACCGGCCCCAGCCCGAAGACGCCGAGGACGTCGTTGAACACGCCGTTGGCACCGAACATCGCGAGGAAGCCCACCGCGACCATCACGGAGGGGAGGACGAACGGGAGGATGGTGAGCGACCGTATCGTCCGGCGGCCGCGGAACTCGAACCGCGAGAGGAGGTAGGCGCCGGGGAGGCCGAGCGCCACGCTGGCGACGGTGGAGAGCGCCGCCTGGTAGGCGGTGAACCCGACGAGGCCGAAGCCGAGCGGTGGGACGTCGAACGGCGAGAGCGTGACGTCGGCCAGCCACGCCGCGACCCCACCGGGCACCCCGAGCGGGTCGGCGAACAGCCCGCTGGCCGCCCCGGTGTAGAACGGGTCGGCGAGCACCGCGAGCAGCGGCCCGGCCGTCAGTCGCCCCCCGTCGACGAGCGCCTGCAGGAGGACGCTCCCGACCGGGTGGTAGAACGTGACGACGAGGACGGCCAGCGTGCCGAGGGTGCCGAGTGCGAGTGCGTGTCGCTCGAGCGACTCGCGGAGCGCGCTCACGGGCAGGCTCCCCCGACGCTCAGTTGCTGGCGACCTGCCGTGCCCAGTCTTCGATCCACGTGCTGACGTTGCCTGCGAGTTCGTCGTACGTAAACGTGACCGCTTCCGGGGGTTCGTAGGCGTACTGTGAGAACTCCTCGGGCATCTCGACCCCCGCCACGGCTGGGTACTGCACGTTCCGGGAGGCCACCTCGCGCTGTGCCTCGGGGGTGAGGACGAACTCCATGAACTGGCGGGCCAACTCGCCCTCGTCCGTGCCGGCGAACATCGCCATCGCCTCCGGGTTCGCGTACCCCTGGTCTTCGACGAAGCCGACCTGGTGACGGCTCATGTCCACGTCCGGGCCGTGGTAGTAGACCTGGTCGGTGGAGTACGAGACGACCATCGGCGCCTCCTCGGCGAGGTAGGCGTTGTACGCGGGTTCCCAGTCGTCCAGGATGGTGACGCCGTTGTCCAGCAAGCCCTGCCAGTACTCGAGGTAGCCGTCCTCGCCCTTGGCGTCGATGGTCCAGAGCAGGAACGCCCGGCCGGGGTCCGACTGCTGGGCGTTCTGCGTGATGAGCGCGTCCTCGAACTCGGGTTCGAGGAGGCCGTCGAAGGTGAACGGGCCGGACACCTCGTTCTCGTCGTAGACGAGCGTGATGTAGCCCGTGTCGTACGCGATGGCGCGGCCGTCCGGGTCGATGCGGAGGTCGGACTTGACGTTCGTCGCCCCGTCGAGGTCGGCCTCCACCCTGACGAACAGGTCCGAGTCGAGCCGTTCGTCCGCCCGGACGAGCTCGCCCGTGTTCAGACCGACGTACAGGTCGGCGTCGATGGGCGCATCCTGCTGGGCGCGCTGGATGTACTGGTTCAGACCGTTCTCGGGCGTGACGAACTCCACCGTCGCGTCCGGGTACTCCGACTCGAACGCGGACTTGAGCCAGTTGCCCGCGGTGCCCTCACCGGTGAACGAGGAGTAGGTCGCCACGGTGAGCGTGCCGCTCGGTGCGCCGCCGTCACCGACGAACCCGGTGCACCCGGCCAGCCCGACCGCACCCGCGGTGCCGACGCCGGTCAGGAACGTACGTCGTTTCATAACCGAGTGGTTGCACCCAGTGGTAGATAAGTGGCGTGGTGCCGGACGAGGGGGTCGCGTCGCTCGTCGATGTCGCCGTCGGAGAGCCGTGGCCGCCGCTGACCGGTCGGCGTCGAGAGAAATCGTGTCGTGTGGTTCGCCGCGTGAGCGGGCGTGAGTGGTTCCGTCGCGTCTACAGGCGCGTCAGGTTCGCCGCGCGGGGACCCTTGGGGGAGTCCTCAATCTCGAACTCGACCTCCTGGCCCTCCTCGAGGTCCGGGCCGCCCACGTCCTCCATGTGGAAGAAAACGTCGTCGTCAGAGTCCTCAGTGTCGATGAAACCGTAGCCGCCAGTGTCGTTGAAGAAATCAACCTTTCCGGTTGCCATTGCGAGTAGACGGAGCGGAGTGCCACGTATAAGGCCTCCGATGTTCGTCCAGAAATGACGACCCGAGATAGACGCACGGTCGACGCTCGTGCGATACGACACGAGTACTCTACCGTACAGTCGGTTCCACGCTGGATTCTCGACGCATCCGGCGAGGTTCCGGGGTCTCCCAGCCGTATCGGCACTTTCTGCCGGTTCTGTGAGGTGCGTGGGCGGACCACACGGTACTCGAGGGGCGGCGAGGGTACCGCGCCCGGCGACGGGTGGTGTCACCGTCGGTCTACGAGTCGCCCCGAGTTCGCGAGTTCGACCCTACCGTTCCGACGAGCCTGACCCCACGGTCGTCCGGTGGAGTCGCCCCACGCACCCACCGACCAGCCGACGACTCCGGTAGCCCACCGCGTCGACGGTGTTGCCGAGCAGGTTCGCGGCGTGGATGGCCCGGACGTACGCCCGGAGGTCGGCGGCCGTCTCCGGCCCGTAGGTGTCGACGAGCGTCGCGATGGCCTCCCGGCCGGGGTGGCCGTCCGTCTCGGCGTACCGCTGCGCGAACACGAGCGCCGGGCGTTCGTGGTCGTCGACGACCGCGACGCCGTCCCGTTCGAGGATGGCGTCCACCGTCGACTGGTCGACGCCGGCCTGTCGCGCGAGGCCGGCGTGGAAGCGGGCGCAGTACCGACACTCGTTGACGGCGGTCGTGGCGAGCATCAGCCGTTCGGCGAACGCCGGCGAGACGCGATCCGAACGGTTCGCTCGGACCAGCGCGGGGACGTTCAGGAGGCCCCGGGCCGCGTGGTGGGGGACCGTCCGAGGCGTGAGCGTTCGCTTGCGGAACTCGTCGGGTGGGCTGTTCGGGGTGTCGGAGGTCACTGCGCGTTCTACGCGCCCGGCGGGCAAAAGCACGCACGTGGACTCCTCAGGCGCGCCGTGTCGACCGGTCGGCCTCGTGGGACGTGGCCACCGCTCGGCGGCGGTGGAGTGTCGCCCGGAACACTAACGACCAGTCTCATCCCGAGGCGGCGTGCCGCGTCGACTGGGAAACCCTCGTGCCGGGCGGTCCGCGCCGGCTGGCGCGGACGGGTGCCGAGACGGCGTCAGCCGTCGAGGCAGGTGGCGCTGCGCGCGCCGGTCGGGCACTCCTTTCGGGCGAGTGCCAGCTCCACGTGCTGTCGCGCACCCGGGTTCTCCGCACCATCACCGCACCCTGATACGTACTCCGGGCGGGGACTTGAGGTACGCACGACACCTAGCGCGGCGAGGGGTTTCCCTGTTACGAACCTTCAGGTGTCGGGAGCGCGTAGGTGTGGTGTGAGCGAGACAGCGACGGACGTGGCCGACGGGGCGCTGGCGGAGGTGCCCGAAGGTGGGGCCGTCGTCCTCTTCGACGGCGTCTGTAACTTCTGCTCGTGGTCGGTCCGGTTCATCCACGAACACGACGACGGGACGCTCCGCTTCGCACCCCTCCAGTCCGAGGTTGGGGCCGCGCTCCTCGAACGGCACGGACTGGCGGCGGACTACTTCGACTCGCTGGTCTACCTCGGCGAGGACGGGGTCCACACCAAGAGCGACGGCGCGGTCCGTATCGCCCGGCACCTCGAGCAACCGTGGCGCGCCCTGTGGCTCGCGCGGGTCGTCCCCCGCCCCGTCCGTGACGTGGGGTACGACCTGCTCGGCCGGGTCCGCTACCGGCTCTTCGGCAAGAAGGAGTCCTGCATGATCCCTGGCCCGGACCTTCGCTCACGGTTCCTCGACGACCCCACCGACGAGTTCGGGACCGCCGGTCAGACCGCGTAGTCGTCCTCGCGTATCTGGCAGTACCGACCCCGCCGGTAGCGGAACTTCGTCCACTTGTAGCCCGCGAAGAGCTTCGCGCCGTAGAGTCCCGCGAAGAGGGCGTCCTTCACGTCGTAGAAGCCGTCCTCGGGCATGATGGAGTCGACGAGGCCGAACGTGCGGTCCCAGTCGTCGGGGCCGTACCCATCGACCATCTCGGCGAGTGCCACCGACCGGAGCACCTCGTCGCCCATCGCGCGCTGCCACTCCGTGTTGTACGCGCGCATCGCGCCGAGCGCGGCGAGACGCCCGGCTATCTGACCCGACCGGACGGCGGTGTGGTCCCCGCCCTCGTGGAACGCGCTCGTCGCGCCCATCGCCCCGCCGACCACGGCCACGTTCGCCCGCGTGGGCGACTCGATGGGGCGGGTGGAGGAGATGGGGTACGTCTCGGTGCCGCCGCGCTTGCCGCGGTCCTCGACGAGCTGGAACGCCTCGACGCCGAGGTCCGGGTACACCTCCTCGATGAGCCGTTCGATGTACGTCTTACCAGCGGGGATTCGCTCGTCCTCGGGGCGCAGGAGGCGGTAGCTGTCGCGGTCCTCCAGTTCGTCGATGTCGAGGCCGATGGGCATCGTCAGGCCCACGCGCGCGACGTTGCCGTCGTTCGGGAACACCCACGGGTAGGCGGTGTGCCCGGGCATGTACCCCCACCAGAACTTCAGGCGGTCGGGTTCGTACACCTCGTCGGGTATCTCGCGGTACTCCTGGTAGGCGATGTGGTTGGCCGTGTTCGTGGCCATCCGCTCGAACTCGCCGTCGGGGAGGAGCGGCTCGAGGACCGTGCCCGTGATTGTTCGCTGGGGGCCGTCCGCGAGTATCAGGTAGTCGGCTCGGATCTCCGTGCCGTCCTTGAGCGTCAGGGTGTGGCTCGGCGTCCCGACGAGGTCCGAGTCGACCGAGCGGACGCCCGTGCCGACCCGATACTCCGCGCCGGCGGTCTCGGCTCGCTCGCGGAGCCAGTCGTCGAACCGAGCGCGGTGCATCGTGAAGCCGAAACCGGGGTACGAGGAGTCGATGCCGGTCGAGTTCAGGTTCACCTCGCTGTTCGGACCGACGAAGTCCGCCCCGGTGAGTTCGCGGTGCTTGACCCACCCGGGGATCTCCTCGTCCAGGTCCATGATGTCGACCCAGTAGTCGAGGATGCCCGCGGCGTCCGTCGAGTCCGGCCCCAGCTCCTCCCGGTCGGCTCGGGGGACCCCCTTCTCGACGACGAGGGTATCGGCCCCCTCGCTGGCCGCCGCGTACCCGGCGGAGGAGCCAGCGGGCCCCCCACCGACGACGGCGACGTCTACGTTGCGCATATCACGGTGGGTGTCCGGGGCCGGCTTAAATCGATTGACCGCGCGGTGGGTGTGGTGTCGGGTCGGTCCCAGCCAGTCCCCCGTGGGAGGAGCGAGTGGGGCGCCATCCGCGGGGGAGACGAGGTTACTAGCACGGTACAGGCTGTACCGTGACGCGTCGGTCTGCCCGCTGGCCCGAGGGACTGGGAAGACGACTCGAGACAGAAGAGGCGGTCTCAGTCTTCGAGCGGCTGGATGAGTTCGACGACGTGCCCGTCGGGGTCCTTCACGAAGGCCGTCCGCGCGCCGGCCTCTGGCTGGTCGCCCGGTTCCTTCACGACACCGTGGTGCTCGATCTCCGCGAAGGCCGCGTCCACGTCCTCGACGCCGACCGCGAGGTGGTCCCACGTCTCGCCGTGGTCCTCGGGGGTCA includes the following:
- a CDS encoding MTH865 family protein, which translates into the protein MVDKDDLRQQFVDAFEGADYPVNSPMDLVPALPAGPGTTFESGDFSMTAMELNTKGGGSQEFPYDSVEDLVDDIMEGLEDQGHL
- a CDS encoding AIR synthase family protein yields the protein MSDPTPDPEPAPALGKLDRAFLERHVYPNLGATRSDVLVGPRHGVDFGVLEVGGECVVTATDPLSILPALGLERAGRLALDICLTDVAVSGVGPTHVAVALTLPPEMTDDEVARVWRGMADHAESLGVSVVTGHTGRYSGVASSWVGAATGFGVGDPADVVRPDGARPGDALVVSTGPAAEVAGLFATLFGDRLDLPAAVLATARERVDDIAAVADARAAFAAGEVTAMHDATEGGVAGGLVEMARGAGVRFDVDRSAVPMAPGVDAVCTAVDVDPWHVTSCGTLLLSAAPADAEAVVAALEDRGTPAAVVGEVSAGEGVYVDGEHVEHPDVDPSWAVYRALSEE
- a CDS encoding ABC transporter ATP-binding protein; the protein is MSHDSVAVELEDVSVRYGGVTALDSVSLSVAPGEFFTLVGPSGCGKTTTLRVLAGLERPTEGTVRVDGEDVTDRPPEDRNVGIVFQSYALFNHMNVRENVGYGLRFRDPPDDRSPAARVEHLLDLVDLGGMGDRDPTELSGGQRQRVALARALAPGPDLLLLDEPLSALDARLRERLRVTVRRIQRELGTTTVYVTHDQAEALAVSDRVAVMNAGRIEQVGRPETVYRRPASRFVAAFVGDNNLLDAEVTTDGAARLVDDTAVTVPLPELADRPAGDRVTLSVRPEAFTLGEGVVTLPVSVENVEFLGESYRLHCAWAGRELLVRSRDRATGDIEVGFDPAEGHLL
- a CDS encoding ABC transporter permease, translated to MSALRESLERHALALGTLGTLAVLVVTFYHPVGSVLLQALVDGGRLTAGPLLAVLADPFYTGAASGLFADPLGVPGGVAAWLADVTLSPFDVPPLGFGLVGFTAYQAALSTVASVALGLPGAYLLSRFEFRGRRTIRSLTILPFVLPSVMVAVGFLAMFGANGVFNDVLGVFGLGPVRLLFTLEIIVLAHAFYNAPLVTRLVTAAWESVDASGVETARTMGASPRRAFRDVVLPQLWPALLTSALLTFVFTFMTFPIVLALGGLRLATLEVWLYARVGDLALTEAAAIGTIETVLTLSLTYLYLRYEARTAGTTDRGRPLPRRPLFDGVGSLADPVRVALLGYGAVVVVVFVGPLLSMVVESVTDPSGTFTTAYWAFLLDQQTAAAAGTVRPLPAVLRSLAFGVGTLAIAVPMGVVVSVLSVRGGRGSRAAEAVLTAPLAVSGVVVGLGLLQTLVFGTVLFGQRIVVTGAVAVVAAHAVSAYPFVTRNVAPALGGLDPRVVDAARSLGASRVRTLLDVELPLVSTAVLAGAAFAFAISVGEFDSTVILAEGVDSATMPVALERYIGNRSIGPSLGPATAMGTVLLVVTAGSFLVIDRFGGRYEL
- a CDS encoding thiamine ABC transporter substrate-binding protein, producing the protein MKRRTFLTGVGTAGAVGLAGCTGFVGDGGAPSGTLTVATYSSFTGEGTAGNWLKSAFESEYPDATVEFVTPENGLNQYIQRAQQDAPIDADLYVGLNTGELVRADERLDSDLFVRVEADLDGATNVKSDLRIDPDGRAIAYDTGYITLVYDENEVSGPFTFDGLLEPEFEDALITQNAQQSDPGRAFLLWTIDAKGEDGYLEYWQGLLDNGVTILDDWEPAYNAYLAEEAPMVVSYSTDQVYYHGPDVDMSRHQVGFVEDQGYANPEAMAMFAGTDEGELARQFMEFVLTPEAQREVASRNVQYPAVAGVEMPEEFSQYAYEPPEAVTFTYDELAGNVSTWIEDWARQVASN
- a CDS encoding cold-shock protein; protein product: MATGKVDFFNDTGGYGFIDTEDSDDDVFFHMEDVGGPDLEEGQEVEFEIEDSPKGPRAANLTRL
- a CDS encoding carboxymuconolactone decarboxylase family protein, producing the protein MTSDTPNSPPDEFRKRTLTPRTVPHHAARGLLNVPALVRANRSDRVSPAFAERLMLATTAVNECRYCARFHAGLARQAGVDQSTVDAILERDGVAVVDDHERPALVFAQRYAETDGHPGREAIATLVDTYGPETAADLRAYVRAIHAANLLGNTVDAVGYRSRRLVGGCVGRLHRTTVGSGSSER
- a CDS encoding thiol-disulfide oxidoreductase DCC family protein, which codes for MSETATDVADGALAEVPEGGAVVLFDGVCNFCSWSVRFIHEHDDGTLRFAPLQSEVGAALLERHGLAADYFDSLVYLGEDGVHTKSDGAVRIARHLEQPWRALWLARVVPRPVRDVGYDLLGRVRYRLFGKKESCMIPGPDLRSRFLDDPTDEFGTAGQTA
- a CDS encoding NAD(P)/FAD-dependent oxidoreductase — encoded protein: MRNVDVAVVGGGPAGSSAGYAAASEGADTLVVEKGVPRADREELGPDSTDAAGILDYWVDIMDLDEEIPGWVKHRELTGADFVGPNSEVNLNSTGIDSSYPGFGFTMHRARFDDWLRERAETAGAEYRVGTGVRSVDSDLVGTPSHTLTLKDGTEIRADYLILADGPQRTITGTVLEPLLPDGEFERMATNTANHIAYQEYREIPDEVYEPDRLKFWWGYMPGHTAYPWVFPNDGNVARVGLTMPIGLDIDELEDRDSYRLLRPEDERIPAGKTYIERLIEEVYPDLGVEAFQLVEDRGKRGGTETYPISSTRPIESPTRANVAVVGGAMGATSAFHEGGDHTAVRSGQIAGRLAALGAMRAYNTEWQRAMGDEVLRSVALAEMVDGYGPDDWDRTFGLVDSIMPEDGFYDVKDALFAGLYGAKLFAGYKWTKFRYRRGRYCQIREDDYAV
- a CDS encoding VOC family protein — encoded protein: MQFLHTCLNVADADRSVEWYTEQLGFEFSWEFETADGETRNRYVADENGVELQLSETRGVTPEDHGETWDHLAVGVEDVDAAFAEIEHHGVVKEPGDQPEAGARTAFVKDPDGHVVELIQPLED